Within Conexibacter woesei DSM 14684, the genomic segment AGTTCCCGGTGGCGGCGCGAAGCTCGCGCCGCCGACGTGGAACTCGCTATGCGAAGCACGAGCCGCCGTAACGTGGGAGCCCGTCCTCCGGGACTGGCTCCCACGGCAGCGCCGAGTCGACCCACTGGCGCCATTGCGGCCGGATGCCGGGGTCGGCGTCGAGCACGCCGAAACGCACGCCGACGGTGCCGTCGCCGTCCGGCTCGCCGCTGAAGAGGTGGCCGCCGCAGTGGACGCAGAACCACTTCGGGAAGCCGTCGTCCGGAGGCCGCCAGACGCGCAGCGCCTCGGCGCCGGCCGCGACGCGGAACGCACGCGCGGCGACGATCCCGCCGAGCGACGAGCCGGTGCCCGTCCGCCGCTGGCAGCGACGGCAGTGGCAGTAGCCGGCGGTCTCGAACGGCGCCAGCACCTCGATCCGCACCGCCCCGCAGTTGCAGGTCCCGGTCAGCGGGGTCTC encodes:
- a CDS encoding GFA family protein, which translates into the protein MAGSPSPETPLTGTCNCGAVRIEVLAPFETAGYCHCRRCQRRTGTGSSLGGIVAARAFRVAAGAEALRVWRPPDDGFPKWFCVHCGGHLFSGEPDGDGTVGVRFGVLDADPGIRPQWRQWVDSALPWEPVPEDGLPRYGGSCFA